A genomic stretch from Rhodospirillaceae bacterium includes:
- a CDS encoding MFS transporter, with translation MTGFSVFPALLPGFIHEWSLSNTQAGWINGILYGGYLVAVPVLVSLTDRLPPKRIYFLSMALSGIACIGFALFAEGLWTGLLFRALIGIGLAGTYMPGLKIISDHIEGPFQSRAIAFYTASFSIGAALSFLMAGEIASLYDWRWASIVAAGGPLLAMMLVSPVLPRELPHDHEEPDTHLLDFRPVLKCRAAMGYVLAYTAHNFELFNLRSWMVAYLVFAQGLVKPGYEMWSATAAATFVTLLGLPSSVIGNELSNRFGRNRVITVVMLSSAVLSAVIGFLAGNVPYWLIIGCFIIYGITVTADSASITSGVVASAPKGYRGATMAVHSCIGFSGAFLGPLIFGVMLDVGASTAFVSPWGLAFVVTGLAVAMGPVALRIFRADPDHT, from the coding sequence ATGACCGGGTTTTCGGTCTTTCCCGCCCTGCTTCCCGGGTTCATCCATGAATGGTCCTTAAGCAATACGCAAGCGGGCTGGATTAACGGCATTCTTTACGGCGGTTATTTGGTGGCGGTTCCGGTTCTGGTCAGTCTGACCGACCGACTGCCACCCAAGCGCATTTATTTCCTGTCCATGGCCTTAAGCGGTATCGCGTGTATTGGCTTTGCCCTGTTCGCCGAAGGTCTGTGGACGGGGTTGCTTTTTCGCGCCCTTATCGGCATCGGCCTGGCCGGCACCTACATGCCGGGCTTGAAAATTATCAGCGATCATATCGAAGGGCCCTTTCAAAGCCGCGCCATTGCGTTTTATACGGCCAGTTTCTCCATCGGTGCGGCGCTTTCTTTCCTGATGGCCGGTGAAATTGCCAGTCTTTATGACTGGCGATGGGCTTCGATTGTCGCCGCTGGCGGCCCTTTACTGGCGATGATGCTGGTTTCGCCGGTGCTGCCACGGGAACTCCCCCATGATCATGAGGAACCGGACACCCATCTGCTTGATTTCAGGCCGGTGCTGAAATGCCGGGCGGCCATGGGATATGTCCTTGCCTACACGGCCCATAATTTCGAGTTGTTTAATTTGCGCTCGTGGATGGTCGCTTATCTGGTTTTTGCTCAAGGGCTGGTGAAACCGGGGTATGAAATGTGGAGCGCCACGGCGGCGGCGACGTTTGTCACGTTGTTGGGATTACCCTCAAGCGTTATCGGTAACGAGTTGTCCAACCGTTTCGGCAGGAATCGGGTGATCACCGTTGTCATGTTATCCTCAGCGGTGCTTTCGGCGGTTATCGGCTTTCTTGCCGGAAACGTTCCCTACTGGCTGATTATCGGGTGCTTTATTATTTACGGGATTACGGTGACGGCGGACTCGGCGTCCATTACATCAGGCGTCGTCGCCTCTGCCCCAAAGGGCTACCGGGGGGCGACCATGGCGGTTCATTCCTGCATCGGTTTTTCCGGTGCTTTTCTGGGCCCGCTGATCTTCGGGGTGATGCTTGATGTTGGCGCAAGCACGGCGTTCGTGTCGCCCTGGGGGTTGGCTTTCGTCGTTACCGGACTGGCCGTCGCCATGGGCCCGGTCGCTCTCAGAATATTTCGGGCTGACCCCGATCACACGTGA
- a CDS encoding dihydrolipoyl dehydrogenase, translated as MSDSYDVIVVGGGPGGYVCAIRAAQLGLKVACVDKRGTLGGTCLNVGCIPSKALLQSSHHFEAASHEFAAHGVKTGKVALDLKTMLGRKDKVVDDLTKGIEFLLKKNKVDYIIGTGVIKAAGTLEVTPAKGKKQVLKTKNIVIATGSDVAPLPGVTIDEKQIVSSTGALALTKVPKSMVVVGGGVIGLELGSVWRRLGAEVTVVEFLDSILPGMDGEVVKQMTRTLKKQGMTFKLQAKVTAAKASKAGVSLSVESRDGGKAEKIKADVVLVAIGRRPYSDGLGLDKVGVATDRGFITTDHDLQTNVAGIYAIGDVIGGAMLAHKAEEEGVAVAEHLAGQSGHVNYDVIPGVVYTWPEVASLGKTEEALKEEGVAYSVGKFPFSANSRARANADSEGFVKILADAKTDKVLGVHIVGPAAGDLIAEAVSVMEFGGSAEDIARTCHAHPGLSEAVKEAALAVGGRAIHM; from the coding sequence ATGAGCGATTCCTATGATGTCATTGTTGTTGGCGGTGGTCCCGGTGGTTATGTGTGCGCCATCCGCGCCGCCCAGCTGGGTTTGAAAGTGGCCTGCGTCGATAAACGCGGCACCCTTGGCGGCACTTGTTTGAACGTCGGTTGCATTCCCTCGAAGGCTTTGTTGCAGTCGTCTCATCATTTTGAAGCGGCGTCTCATGAATTCGCCGCCCACGGTGTAAAGACCGGCAAGGTCGCCCTTGATCTGAAAACCATGCTCGGGCGCAAGGACAAGGTCGTCGATGACCTGACCAAGGGCATCGAGTTCCTGCTCAAGAAAAACAAGGTCGATTACATTATCGGTACAGGCGTCATCAAGGCCGCAGGTACCCTTGAGGTGACACCGGCAAAGGGCAAGAAGCAGGTTCTTAAAACCAAGAACATTGTTATCGCCACCGGTTCGGATGTTGCCCCGCTTCCCGGCGTAACCATTGACGAGAAGCAGATCGTCAGTTCGACCGGTGCGCTGGCCCTTACCAAAGTGCCGAAATCCATGGTCGTCGTTGGCGGCGGGGTGATCGGTCTGGAGTTGGGCTCTGTCTGGCGCAGACTGGGGGCGGAGGTTACCGTCGTTGAATTCCTCGACAGCATTCTGCCGGGCATGGACGGTGAAGTGGTTAAACAAATGACCCGGACACTGAAAAAGCAGGGCATGACGTTCAAATTGCAAGCCAAGGTCACGGCTGCCAAGGCATCGAAAGCCGGGGTTAGCTTAAGCGTCGAGTCGCGCGATGGCGGGAAGGCCGAAAAAATCAAGGCTGACGTGGTTCTGGTTGCTATCGGTCGCAGACCCTATAGCGATGGGTTAGGCCTGGATAAGGTCGGCGTCGCCACGGACCGGGGCTTTATCACCACGGACCATGATTTGCAGACCAATGTGGCCGGTATCTACGCTATTGGCGATGTCATTGGTGGGGCCATGCTGGCCCACAAGGCCGAAGAAGAAGGTGTCGCCGTTGCCGAACATTTGGCAGGTCAGTCCGGGCACGTTAACTACGACGTGATTCCGGGCGTTGTCTACACCTGGCCGGAAGTGGCGTCCCTGGGCAAGACCGAAGAAGCCTTGAAAGAGGAAGGCGTCGCATACAGCGTCGGTAAATTCCCCTTCAGCGCCAATTCACGGGCCCGCGCCAATGCTGATAGCGAAGGCTTTGTGAAGATATTGGCCGACGCCAAAACGGACAAAGTGCTGGGTGTTCATATCGTTGGACCGGCAGCGGGTGACTTGATTGCCGAGGCTGTTTCGGTGATGGAATTTGGTGGTTCTGCTGAAGATATCGCGCGCACCTGTCATGCGCACCCGGGACTTTCCGAAGCGGTCAAGGAAGCGGCCCTTGCGGTTGGCGGTCGCGCCATCCATATGTAA
- a CDS encoding STAS/SEC14 domain-containing protein: MFELLSGSEGKVVGIHASGRLTDSDYKTFMPKIEERIDEYGKIRLLVDMEGFAGWDMYAAWDDFTFGMTHWHHFEKMALVGDATWERLAAKAADLLIRGDVRYFDLCDRDAAWDWIKE; encoded by the coding sequence GTGTTCGAACTTTTATCAGGCAGCGAAGGCAAGGTTGTTGGCATTCACGCCAGTGGCCGCTTGACGGATTCCGACTACAAGACGTTCATGCCCAAAATCGAAGAGCGGATCGACGAATACGGCAAAATCAGGCTGTTGGTCGATATGGAAGGGTTCGCCGGTTGGGACATGTATGCGGCGTGGGACGATTTCACTTTCGGTATGACCCATTGGCATCATTTTGAAAAAATGGCCCTGGTTGGTGACGCGACCTGGGAACGGTTGGCGGCCAAGGCGGCTGACTTGTTGATTCGCGGCGATGTCCGTTATTTTGACTTGTGTGATCGCGATGCCGCCTGGGACTGGATTAAAGAATAA
- a CDS encoding tyrosine recombinase XerC, whose translation MSAIESWRDWLIHERRCSRHTIDGYGRDLGFFLSFLNDHLGFPAGLKDLEKLKTADFRSFLARRNADGLSRASMARGLSTLRNFFRFLERRDLAHNAAIGGMRTPRLPKSVPKALTEEDALEAVSAIDELALEPWIGKRDVALMTLLYGCGLRISEALELNRSEAPSGQAMMITGKANKQRVVPLLSVVVEAVNAYIDACPFTLSPEGPLFVGARGKRLNPGVFQKQVRNLRHYLGLPETATPHAMRHSFATHLLSGGGDLRTIQELLGHASLSTTQRYTDVDAGRLSAVYKQAHPRAKSR comes from the coding sequence ATGTCCGCCATCGAAAGCTGGCGCGACTGGCTGATCCACGAGCGGCGCTGTTCGCGTCATACCATTGATGGCTACGGCCGCGACCTAGGCTTTTTTTTATCCTTCCTGAACGATCATCTGGGTTTCCCGGCAGGGTTAAAGGATCTGGAAAAATTAAAAACCGCCGATTTCAGAAGTTTTCTGGCCCGCCGCAACGCCGATGGACTGTCCCGCGCTTCCATGGCGCGCGGGCTTTCAACGTTACGCAATTTTTTCAGATTCCTGGAGCGCCGTGACCTTGCTCATAACGCCGCCATCGGCGGGATGCGGACCCCCAGGTTGCCAAAATCGGTCCCCAAGGCCTTGACCGAAGAAGATGCCCTGGAAGCGGTATCGGCCATTGACGAGCTGGCGCTTGAACCGTGGATTGGCAAACGCGACGTCGCCCTGATGACCCTGCTTTACGGCTGTGGCCTGCGCATTTCAGAAGCCCTGGAGTTGAACCGCAGCGAAGCGCCAAGCGGTCAGGCGATGATGATTACTGGCAAAGCTAATAAGCAACGGGTGGTGCCCCTGCTATCTGTCGTCGTCGAGGCGGTTAATGCCTATATCGATGCCTGCCCCTTTACCTTAAGCCCCGAGGGCCCCCTGTTCGTTGGCGCCCGTGGCAAGCGGTTGAACCCCGGTGTATTCCAGAAACAGGTGCGCAATCTGCGCCATTATCTGGGCCTGCCCGAAACAGCGACCCCGCACGCCATGCGCCACAGTTTCGCGACCCATCTGTTAAGTGGTGGTGGCGATCTGCGCACCATTCAGGAGCTTCTGGGTCATGCTTCATTATCGACCACCCAGCGTTATACGGACGTCGATGCAGGACGTCTAAGCGCCGTCTACAAACAGGCCCATCCCCGGGCCAAAAGTCGCTGA